In Brassica napus cultivar Da-Ae chromosome A3, Da-Ae, whole genome shotgun sequence, the sequence tttgatgcataaattcaatttcttcagagcagttattccacaaagagatcgtatgagatattgttttgatattcagatttgtttcttgattgttaagaagattgataagtgtaaaaatgtttcattcgaatatgatatgtctataaccgagtccccaacatgagacaagtttgttaaaaagtaaataattccatttttcttatattatataataaatatatattatttactgataataaaaatatagttattcatctatcacaaatatctatgcaaatatgtgaattaagtacaacaatcaaacaacataatgattttcacaaagaaaatataaaaaatatatttatattatgtggtcttattttatattctttaaataatataatacaatattatacattattttttagaattgagaaatacatataatatcttatccgcgcgtagcgcggttaaaaaatctagttacTATTAACAAACCCTAGTTTTATATTCACATAGTTCTAAAGTTAATTAATTATGGCATGCAATAATTTATGGAACGGTGGGTACAAATATTAGTGGGTATATTCAAAAGATATTGTGAAAGGGGCTGGAGATATTTTTAActcaaacaacaaaaaaatgacCGGAATATTTAGAAATAAACCAAAACATGAAATTGAcctttattaaaaacaattattgaACGAATAGAGAACAAAATGCCAAGTTAGAGTGTACAAGAAAAGTGGGCAACAAAATGAAGAGGAAGGACCCATTGCGCCACACAAACAATAAAGTGATGTGACAATATAACAAAGAAACACTTGTATCTCCTTATCATACATCCCCCCGCATGTGTCATGCATTCACATATGACATATATGTTTATACATGTGCATACATATATATCCATTTTAACTGGATCTAACATGCTAGATTTTTATGTTCTTCTAGTTAGGGCTACAAAGGGGATGTCGTACTAATGTTGTATTGCTATGGCTAGGTTAGGTAAACATGCACCATGAGTCCATGGGTCAGAACTCTGAAGATGTTATTAACATCTGCATCAGTTAGCATAATATACGAGTTTGTATGACACATGCATTGCCTTATGGTGTGATAAATATGGTATGTGGTGCATgcatatatatgatttaatGATAAAACTGCATAATATAGTAGATCATATATAGTTTATTGGTAAACATTGATGACTTTCAAGTTGACTGTGAAAGTATATGTATTAGTAGATACTTGATTACTATTGTTTAATAATCCACAAGTTATTTTTAGAGCTCTACCGATCGATAGACATAGCAGAAACAATTATGCAATCTTGGAGTTTATTACACAATAATGCATGGATAAAagttataaaactgaaaaattacgtatgtcttttgttatttttcaaaatgtatATCTTATTTGTAGTACTTTTTAAAGTGGTACCCTCTGTAGTGGTTATGTAACAAAAACTACCCCTATTTTTTCTTACTGAAGCAAAATCAAGTGGCATGCATATTAAAGATGCATTGAAAAACAATTGTAGTGTTTTTTCTCTCGTAATTCATAACCATTACATAAGTCGTTTATGTTTCCAGTATATACCATTGACCCATGCGCGTTGCTTGTCCCCCgcctctttttattttgtgaaatgACCAAATTGAGTTTAATTTGGCTTTGATAGAGTTTCACTTTTATACTATTTGAAATAGTTGGTTGTTGAATCTTATTTAAATCATGGGCCCTTAAATCAATATCATAACCAAGTCAGATCAACTAGTCAGACAGCATCGGATCAAATAATGTCGATATTTAagaaatgatttaaaaaaaaaatatttttccagtTGAGATATGACAAGACACTCACATGTATATCTATCTTGCTTATATGCTCTTTCTACTTGTACTTGTAATTATCTTATATTCCATTAAAGGTATATATGTCATTTTCTGCATTacaattattgttttaaataaaCCATTGTTGTATAAATATGTTAGCAATTGgctaacacaaaaaaaaaaatcctgtTTAAAACGCTCTCAGTTTTGACAACTATGATTGAGCAAAATAAAGGAGGATTTCTTATTATTTAAGTTAATGTATCTACGAATTAGCAGTCTCATCAACATCATTCGTGCGATATATTTATTATGAATAATGATACAAACAAGCGACATATCTAATCCATAAACGTGCATTTTTATCAGACTTTTGTTTTGCAACACTAAACATTCTAGCAAGTTTCAACAATAGAAAACCTTAACTATTAACACCGATGCCGCACGTCCattgtttaatttgttttatgcTCTTCTCATAGCTACATATATTGTATAACTCATTAACTATGTGTACTAGACATTGAACCTTTAGTGGCATTCCAGCCACAAACCTCAACATACAATTAATCACATATAAAACTTACATTTGATTAAGTACTGCAAATCTAGATATCACATAATCTGAGCTTTGCTCATTAACCATTTTATTAACTCACTTATGAAGAAAGACTAACGTCGTAGGAAATCCTCGGATTCTAACCCTTTCTCCTACCTAAAAATGTAATGAAATACAATAACAGTCTTAAACGAAAATTaaggaaatacaaaaaaaaaagatctttaCAACTAACAGATTTGATTAAGTAGATAGAGACGGGAAACAGCTCCCAGTTCGGAGAAGCGACCGTCGCGACTCTACGCCGTCGATCCCCGGCAAAGCTCCACTCGAGCTCGTCCTAGTGGTTCGACGTGGAGAGCCGTCGAGGCTCCGCCGTAAAATCCTACCAATGACTGAAATGGGATCTTCTTCCTCGTCTGGACTACAAGAACGGAACCGGTGGCAGAACGTTGTGTGGCGGCGGAGAGCTTCCTCGACGGAGATTCGAGTCGGAGATCGAACCACCTCGTCTTTCACAGCCTCCGCGCAGAGCCCACAAAGCCAGTGTCCCTTGTACCGTTCTTTGACGCGGTGGATGTAAGCCGGCGTGCACTCTTCTGTGAAACCGCACGTGTCACACGTGACTGACTCCACCGTCGGCAAGGACAACGGCTTAGTGATGGTATCCGTGGCTAATGATGATGAGGGCATCATTAGTTTGTGGAAAATGACCAGACTGAGATCAGAATAATGAGTTATGTGTTATGAGAGTCTCTGGCTTTTCTAGATTTAAGGTTATATCATTCATGCACAGGTGGTCTTTATTGGAtgtatatatagagatatacaTGGAGATATATCTctctgttatttttttattttgattttcttttgaggaaatttatatataattttattttttgtgttttctttgaggaaattattatgtaaaatgttaaataaatgtGAGGTTGGAGGATGATTTGGATTCATGTGAGTGAGATAATGAGGCGAGAAACTATTTGTTTGTTTCTTGAAAGTTTGCATGTGGGTGTGGATGGACAATTATTGATATTCGTTTTTaagtaatatttataaaatagttatgaAATCTTACGGTTACGATACACAATCTTTTTCTATGGAAATTTTATGTAATCTTCCATATCAAGTAGATCTTCATATATTGCATATAAATTGTCTAGATTCATTCTTTATTTGTGTATGTGGTAAGATATGAAAATATACTACACGAGAACTAAAATAACCGGAGGAAATCGATCTTTGAATGTTTTATTATCTCATTTTGTTGGTATATAGccaataacaataataatgacCAAATAGTTTGCAGCAGCATGTAGTAACTGTGAGGCGAtaagataatgatgatgattgtTTGATCTATAGATGTAGAAATGTAGCTGTAGGATTTAGGCTGTAGTTTTATTTTCgtagctttatattttttgctgtagaaaaatagtacaatttctaaatcattttaataattactttaattaaaaaagtaaaacatgacaaaaaaaaagctatagATTATGCAACAAggttttaactttaaaattaaagCTACATCATGATTGGTTAGGATtaatgcttttaaaataaataaagctaaagtcATAAGTTAAAGCCCAACAATAATTTGTTATTCCTGctgtatttaaaaaataataatatttaggcatttttttatatttggaaTATTGATGTTATAGActgtaattaatatttattttaatataaaatttagtttaaaacATAGAGATATGAATAGTAAGACTAACTAATGAGGTTCTTGAACCATAGGTATAAGAGAAACGCGGACCTGAACTGAGGTTAAcgttccaacaaaaaaaaaagagatgaggTTATATAAGAGAGAGAAGGTATCTAGTATTTGAAGCAATACTCTTCACTGTCGAGTGGCGAATTAAGTATATCTTTGGTTATTATATAtctcatttgatttttttaaaacatgtatGTTTTTCTAAATGAACCCAAAAGTTTAAATACATTAtgcaaaataaaatctaattgttttagGTAAACATAAAAGTTAATTGTGAAACTATGGAAGCATAAGTCTCCACTCTCCATGGAGATGCAATCTCAAGGCAAATCAATGTGGGCTAATGTAGGAAGAATCTAGAATACCTTTgcgttttaaattattttagtaagCCAAATATACATTGTACTATATACACAACATCACATGCCGGGACTAAATATTCAAGGAGGGATATGTGACAATTATAATCGTCAGGCCTGATAATCGTACCCCCATTTCATAAGATTAATTCATCTTAACATTAAGGAACGTGCTCTAGGGAGGCTTGAAAAGTATTGCAGCTTTCTGCTTGAACACGATACTTGTCATTGGTCTATTTAGAAATCTCATTTTCCTATACCATACGTCCTCTTTTCTCTTCTATATATATCGACACTCTTTTTGTTGACTTTAATACATTTGTTTTAGTCTATGTTTTATCTCTGCTTTTCCATTTAACATCTAGTAAAAGTTTGTTTATAATATCTAATTACTTATCCGCACAGTCATGCTTTTCAacaattttagaatcaaatcaaaccaatcaaTGGCTCAGCATCATTTTTATATCCAATAGCAAAATATCTTATCATCAATAACGTTGGTTATGAGAATTTTAACTTAGATGATAAGGTAGCAAGTAGCAACCATACTAACAAAAAACTTGTGGTCACCCTCCCTCACCCAACAACAAATCTTTATATCAAGTTGATACTCTGTATAGTTTTAATGAAGATCTAACGTTTATACTAGAAAGGCACGTAGTTAAAATAAGACGAgtgccatatatatatatatatatatatatatatatattgttcttAAAAACATATTGATTAAAGTTTAGACCTGGAaagataaaaacattaaaacgtTTTTCCAACCATACCACAAAGTGTATATAACCTTTTATAGTTTGACAATATAATAATGGAATGATACACCATATGATGTAAGCTAGGCCCAacctttttttaaaataagaaacatTAATCCTGATAAATGTTGATCAATGGTTCAAACAAAGTTGTCTTGGAGATTTCCTAAGATTGCCCGACTATACGGGAGTATCTAACTAAACCAGAAGCGTTTTGACTTCTTGGAATTAATTGAAAGCAAGCTGGTCCATCGTAATGGAAACTATTTGTAGTTTTTGTTACATGTGTGGTATGTTGTTGGTTATAAGTTGATTTAACTCTATATATTTGGGGGTGAGATCAAATCATTTTTCGATGAGATTTGATGACATACACATACTAATATACTATATAGCATGTAAGATTTTTCAAATGCATGTTCTGCACGCGTACAAGTATGTCTATTACATTTCAAGATCACGACTACTTTGAAAATTTAAAGTCTTAAAATATGTAAGTGGCATAGATAATTAGTCACTAgctaaaaaacttaaaacttatTTACTTGTAACCTCAATTAGTACGCAAGTGTACCATATATTTTTCGCTTGATGACAAATTGCCAATAATGAAATATACGTATTCTAAATGGACTGACGAAGGAATCATACAAAATAATTGTGTAGGTACATTTGGTGTTGCTTTTGATATTTAGAAAGATTCTTTTGATTATGTACTAGTTAGGAGAGATCACTGATCTTACAGATCTCCTATGGTGCATATATACATCTTTGTATCAATGAACCAAATATAACAGTGTCTTCAGTATTTTCTTTTCACACTAATCAATCATTAAAACTCATATAGTTACTTACGTTTTAGAATCGTGTTCTTAAACAAGAAAGCTAGGTAACCAATCACAACAAGTTACGTTTTTGAATCGTAAAGAAGCAACATGTTATTTGTCTCTGTCGCTCGCTCATGTGTTTCTCCATATATGCTGGTACAACAGATACAACACAGTGGAGCAGTACTAGTTTTGTctatttttagttgtgaattcaCTTTGATTCATTAAATACAAGCGTAATATATCAAAGATGTATATTATGTGGTACCACTACCAGTGAAAGAAAACCGAGTTTTACAGCTGGCCTTGTTTTGTCTTTCACATGAATGATAAGAACACCCACTTATTGTTGTTATACTTTTATTCTAATCTCGACCgttaataacattttttttctttacgaaCTTGCGGCGTTTTGTGGTCTTTTGGCTTATATAAGCCAAAATGtgttactattttttattaggACCATGTGATTTCCAGATCATCCAAGTGTAGAATAAATTCTGGAGTGAGCAGGTTTTTCAGTATACAGTTTTAGCAAGTTTATTCTCGAATAAACCAGTGGATCAACAATCTAGTTCGAATTGATTATTTGCAAACTGTTGAGATTTGAACAATAGAATATCAAATTTATGGCTGCTATACTTAATAAATGCGCCCATGTATATCCATAAATCTTTGCAACAGCCGAAGTTTATTCCGTCAAACTCATCAAGGATTGTGCTTTGCATGATAAGATCTTTAAATCTAGAGCACATAAAATAgagatataaaaaattaaaaatacaccAAAATCCTATAACTAAAGAGATTATTAAATGTTCCTTGACATAT encodes:
- the BNAA03G56060D gene encoding uncharacterized protein BNAA03G56060D, coding for MMPSSSLATDTITKPLSLPTVESVTCDTCGFTEECTPAYIHRVKERYKGHWLCGLCAEAVKDEVVRSPTRISVEEALRRHTTFCHRFRSCSPDEEEDPISVIGRILRRSLDGSPRRTTRTSSSGALPGIDGVESRRSLLRTGSCFPSLST